A region from the Vanacampus margaritifer isolate UIUO_Vmar chromosome 5, RoL_Vmar_1.0, whole genome shotgun sequence genome encodes:
- the sytl2b gene encoding synaptotagmin-like protein 2 isoform X4, with product MIDLSFLTEEERGVIMTVLRRDAQLKQAEEQRIRKLETIPSQGSSSDSNLKYLTGQWFYEAKSRRHMDKIHGSEIILASMKQRRASEGSYRPERPRAHNTSSSEVVAPQKAARCVGMIREFNNAKKEDLTSAVHSPRMTRHNPFNKASFIVAEPAGELSATEPSSPLKYRQPGGSSQTSGTSVTSEGSSAGFRPIPKKRTFVSKRTPSQSDSSGAAPDPQGISSGAAPSPRRSLHQGSSGSSTRSKGEAAASAHSSAPTEMLQVLSQSSLAGDRKPSLVTADRGDVLLDRDTAHVMEDNSTLEENLNIGRIPDNDPVIGGSVMSSVKEPEWQRAAGKNRDDEDNPVRKALRRAEARPKGLAKSMEDLAGSLSPKQEPKTDTRRTSHGPMTPPSSRLLSDQDHLKKMSKSVPSFSQREDDSSVYEDIFHPGMHAMDSSYDLASVSSFSGSVMTMDSGDFGSVDVQGSIRFSINYVQKLGEFHIFVAECGDLAAADPKRGRSDPYVKSYLVPDKIHLGKKKTSVKKKTLNPTFNEILRYRISIEYLRTQTLVLSVWHHDTFGRNTFLGEVEVELSKWNFDHTHMNDLPLKARTKATLAPSSGRGEMRLAVRFLPKVIYSRAKEVPTTGEIHIWVKECKSLPLNRATIDPYVKCFVLPDTSRKSRQKTRVLRRTADPVFNHTMVYDGIREVDLAEACVELTVWDRDKLASSLLGGLRLGPGTGRSYGSVVDWMDSTPDEVALWERMLASPNEWAEGVLPLRIMSSAKTAFK from the exons ATGATCGACCTGAGCTTCCTGACGGAGGAGGAGCGCGGCGTCATCATGACCGTGCTGAGGAGGGACGCCCAACTCAAGCAGGCCGAGGAGCAGAGAATCAG GAAGCTGGAGACCATCCCGAGCCAGGGCTCATCATCAGACTCCAATTTGAAGTATCTGACTGGCCAGTGGTTCTACGAAGCCAAATCTCGCAGACATATGGACAAGATCCATGGGTCCGAGATCATCCTGGCCTCCATGAAGCAGAGGAGAGCTTCAG AAGGATCTTATAGACCGGAAAGACCAAGAGCACACAACACTTCAAGTTCTGAAGTGGTGGCGCCGCAGAAAGCTGCCAGATGTGTGGGCATGATACGGGAATTCAA TAATGCAAAGAAAGAAGATCTGACGTCAGCAGTCCATTCTCCAAGAATG ACAAGACATAACCCTTTTAATAAAGCTTCCTTCATTGTTGCGGAGCCAGCTGGAGAGCTCTCTGCGACGG aACCCTCCTCCCCCCTGAAGTATCGTCAACCAGGCGGGAGCAGTCAGACGTCGGGGACCTCCGTGACATCCGAGGGCTCCTCCGCAGGCTTCAGGCCCATCCCCAAAAAGAGGACATTCGTCTCAAAGCGGACCCCCAGCCAGTCGGATAGCAGCGGCGCAGCCCCGGACCCGCAGGGGATCTCGTCCGGGGCCGCGCCTTCCCCGAGACGAAGCCTCCATCAGGGCTCGAGTGGAAGCTCCACCCGATCCAAGGGTGAAGCCGCGGCGTCGGCCCACTCGTCTGCTCCTACAGAGATGCTGCAGGTTTTATCTCAATCGAGTCTGGCGGGAGACCGAAAGCCGTCTTTGGTTACAGCTGACAG AGGTGACGTATTACTTGACAGAGACACAGCACATGTGATGGAAGACAATTCCACCCTAGAAGAGAATTTGAACATAGGAAGAATTCCGGATAATGATCCAGTGATTGGCGGcagtgtgatgtcatcagtaaAGGAGCCGGAATGGCAAAGAGCGGCAG GCAAAAATCGCGATGATGAGGACAATCCGGTGAGGAAAGCACTGCGGCGAGCAGAAGCCCGTCCTAAAGGGCTTGCGAAAAGTATGGAGGACCTGGCGGGGTCTTTATCACCAA AACAAGAGCCAAAGACTGACACGAGGCGAACCAGCCACG GTCCCATGACGCCCCCTTCTTCACGCCTGCTGTCGGACCAGGACCACCTGAAGAAGATGAGCAAATCTGTGCCCTCGTTTTCGCAGAGGGAG GATGACAGCTCCGTTTACGAGGACATTTTCCACCCAGGGATGCACGCAATGGACTCTTCCTACGACTTGGCCTCTGTGTCGTCT TTTAGCGGGAGCGTGATGACCATGGACAGCGGTGACTTCGGGAGCGTGGACGTGCAAGGGAGCATCCGGTTCTCCATCAATTACGTGCAAAAGCTCGGGGAGTTCCACATCTTTGTGGCTGAGTGCGGAGACTTGGCGGCCGCCGACCCCAAGAGGGGGCGCTCAGACCC ctacGTCAAAAGTTACCTTGTCCCTGACAAAATTCacctgggaaagaaaaaaacgtctGTAAAGAAAAAGACACTTAACCCAACTTTCAATGAGATCCTCAGG TATCGCATTAGTATCGAGTATCTCAGGACACAGACGCTGGTTCTCTCTGTGTGGCATCACGACACGTTTGGCAGGAACACTTTCTTGGGCGAGGTGGAAGTGGAACTCTCCAAGTGGAACTTTGACCACACCCACATGAACGACTTACCCCTGAAAGCCAGG ACAAAAGCAACTCTGGCGCCTTCAAGTGGGCGAGGCGAGATGAGACTGGCTGTACGTTTTCTGCCTAAGGTCATCTATAGTAGAG CTAAGGAAGTTCCCACCACAGGAGAGATTCACATTTGGGTGAAAGAATGCAAGAGCCTGCCTTTAAACAGAGCCACCATCGACCCTTACGTCAAATG CTTCGTGCTGCCCGACACGAGCCGCAAGAGTCGTCAGAAGACGCGCGTGCTGAGGAGGACGGCGGATCCCGTGTTCAACCACACCATGGTGTACGACGGCATCAGAGAGGTGGACCTCGCCGAGGCCTGCGTGGAGCTCACCGTCTGGGACCGCGACAAGCTGGCCAGCAGCCTGCTGGGCGGACTCAGGCTCGGACCCGGCACGG GAAGGAGTTACGGATCGGTGGTGGACTGGATGGACTCCACGCCTGACGAGGTGGCGCTGTGGGAGCGTATGTTGGCGTCGCCCAACGAATGGGCGGAGGGCGTGCTGCCCCTGCGCATCATGAGCTCCGCCAAAACCGCCTTCAAATAA
- the sytl2b gene encoding uncharacterized protein sytl2b isoform X1 codes for MIDLSFLTEEERGVIMTVLRRDAQLKQAEEQRIRKLETIPSQGSSSDSNLKYLTGQWFYEAKSRRHMDKIHGSEIILASMKQRRASEGSYRPERPRAHNTSSSEVVAPQKAARCVGMIREFNNAKKEDLTSAVHSPRMTRHNPFNKASFIVAEPAGELSATEPSSPLKYRQPGGSSQTSGTSVTSEGSSAGFRPIPKKRTFVSKRTPSQSDSSGAAPDPQGISSGAAPSPRRSLHQGSSGSSTRSKGEAAASAHSSAPTEMLQVLSQSSLAGDRKPSLVTADRGDVLLDRDTAHVMEDNSTLEENLNIGRIPDNDPVIGGSVMSSVKEPEWQRAADPPISYDINFIESSDQKTQKRSQPKRSLNLVTQASSPTANDEDSISKVLDWFNRSTDSSERLNGKNGPKISRNPDRHRETVVLGSEKILKKDVASQEESVAVTTGQSEATPMKDVKNADKERNISEIKSHSNKHPRTVTSVKPGDKAETREKNEKETSIHSGVFYDKVTYVANVVNGSQHMGLKHDQNLDSFDLTALPQVANRKESDVELLFVEQLAPKSPPPSPPKSKELSLVQPDDLHQPGGRQSPESEKIHVSPDLETSGNSGEDRPPSPKRKAIEGPQRQKRPRQESAAEKIKQLKSFWEQEASKPSFNGGKPKGMRGAKMNKRFTKSEFDLRAVGNQSGSDGEDSNTNYLTGLPLNPRIDKMAPTLGGSRAQFSSLLEFWDETTTDSKTKSPKRQISSPQPPQEQQSPEPEPRCSSPIEKSHLAANDNKKNQPDSGPSKEPKKILKDSSREDRAARPALTPTKRVRSPMRKKDSFSHSSSGGRSLRRATSMFALVDPEGPSLEIHVSPVHSQSRKQSINRAWDGPESPLARAFVPRDYSHYLGMANEPGTPDAEGDASEDFARTSTPAGSEERDFKKKKSPRHAWRNSRSLDADPESPASRGEAEPIPSDLGHPGPVAQDTYRDRLTFTPSFSGNRTHGAFMKGKNRDDEDNPVRKALRRAEARPKGLAKSMEDLAGSLSPKQEPKTDTRRTSHGPMTPPSSRLLSDQDHLKKMSKSVPSFSQREDDSSVYEDIFHPGMHAMDSSYDLASVSSFSGSVMTMDSGDFGSVDVQGSIRFSINYVQKLGEFHIFVAECGDLAAADPKRGRSDPYVKSYLVPDKIHLGKKKTSVKKKTLNPTFNEILRYRISIEYLRTQTLVLSVWHHDTFGRNTFLGEVEVELSKWNFDHTHMNDLPLKARTKATLAPSSGRGEMRLAVRFLPKVIYSRAKEVPTTGEIHIWVKECKSLPLNRATIDPYVKCFVLPDTSRKSRQKTRVLRRTADPVFNHTMVYDGIREVDLAEACVELTVWDRDKLASSLLGGLRLGPGTGRSYGSVVDWMDSTPDEVALWERMLASPNEWAEGVLPLRIMSSAKTAFK; via the exons ATGATCGACCTGAGCTTCCTGACGGAGGAGGAGCGCGGCGTCATCATGACCGTGCTGAGGAGGGACGCCCAACTCAAGCAGGCCGAGGAGCAGAGAATCAG GAAGCTGGAGACCATCCCGAGCCAGGGCTCATCATCAGACTCCAATTTGAAGTATCTGACTGGCCAGTGGTTCTACGAAGCCAAATCTCGCAGACATATGGACAAGATCCATGGGTCCGAGATCATCCTGGCCTCCATGAAGCAGAGGAGAGCTTCAG AAGGATCTTATAGACCGGAAAGACCAAGAGCACACAACACTTCAAGTTCTGAAGTGGTGGCGCCGCAGAAAGCTGCCAGATGTGTGGGCATGATACGGGAATTCAA TAATGCAAAGAAAGAAGATCTGACGTCAGCAGTCCATTCTCCAAGAATG ACAAGACATAACCCTTTTAATAAAGCTTCCTTCATTGTTGCGGAGCCAGCTGGAGAGCTCTCTGCGACGG aACCCTCCTCCCCCCTGAAGTATCGTCAACCAGGCGGGAGCAGTCAGACGTCGGGGACCTCCGTGACATCCGAGGGCTCCTCCGCAGGCTTCAGGCCCATCCCCAAAAAGAGGACATTCGTCTCAAAGCGGACCCCCAGCCAGTCGGATAGCAGCGGCGCAGCCCCGGACCCGCAGGGGATCTCGTCCGGGGCCGCGCCTTCCCCGAGACGAAGCCTCCATCAGGGCTCGAGTGGAAGCTCCACCCGATCCAAGGGTGAAGCCGCGGCGTCGGCCCACTCGTCTGCTCCTACAGAGATGCTGCAGGTTTTATCTCAATCGAGTCTGGCGGGAGACCGAAAGCCGTCTTTGGTTACAGCTGACAG AGGTGACGTATTACTTGACAGAGACACAGCACATGTGATGGAAGACAATTCCACCCTAGAAGAGAATTTGAACATAGGAAGAATTCCGGATAATGATCCAGTGATTGGCGGcagtgtgatgtcatcagtaaAGGAGCCGGAATGGCAAAGAGCGGCAG ACCCTCCAATATCCTACGACATCAACTTTATCGAGTCCTCCGATCAAAAGACGCAGAAGAGATCCCAGCCGAAACGTTCGTTAAATTTGGTCACCCAAGCCTCCAGTCCCACCGCCAATGACGAGGATTCCATCTCAAAAGTTCTCGACTGGTTCAACCGCAGCACCGACAGCAGCGAACGGCTCAACggcaaaaatgggccaaaaatTTCACGGAACCCGGACAGACACCGTGAGACGGTTGTGCTGGGAAGTGAGAAGATCTTAAAGAAAGATGTTGCCAGTCAGGAAGAATCAGTTGCGGTGACGACGGGTCAGTCAGAAGCGACGCCAATGAAGGATGTGAAAAATGCTGACAAGGAAAGAAACATCTCAGAAATTAAATCACACAGCAACAAACACCCCCGAACCGTGACATCCGTAAAACCTGGAGACAAAGCCGAGACCAGAGAAAAAAACGAGAAGGAGACAAGCATTCATTCGGGCGTATTCTATGACAAGGTGACCTACGTTGCAAACGTAGTGAATGGAAGTCAGCATATGGGATTGAAACATGACCAAAATTTAGACAGTTTTGATTTGACAGCTCTTCCCCAAGTAGCCAACCGAAAAGAATCAGACGTCGAGCTTTTATTTGTTGAGCAACTAGCGCCAAAATCACCTCCGCCGTCCCCTCCGAAGTCTAAAGAGCTCTCTTTAGTTCAACCAGACGACCTTCACCAGCCCGGAGGTCGCCAGAGTCCAGAATCAGAGAAGATCCATGTGTCTCCAGACCTCGAGACGTCTGGGAATTCCGGCGAGGACCGTCCGCCGTCACCCAAAAGAAAAGCCATCGAAGGTCCTCAAAGACAAAAGCGTCCTCGGCAAGAAAGCGCGGCAGAGAAGATCAAGCAGCTCAAATCTTTCTGGGAGCAGGAGGCGAGCAAGCCCTCGTTTAATGGCGGGAAACCCAAAGGGATGCGCGGCGCCAAGATGAACAAGAGGTTCACTAAGTCAGAATTCGACTTGCGGGCTGTTGGCAACCAATCAGGCAGCGATGGAGAAGACTCCAATACAAACTATTTGACTGGTCTGCCTCTAAATCCGAGAATAGACAAAATGGCGCCCACGCTTGGCGGGAGCCGAGCGCAGTTTAGCAGTCTGCTGGAGTTCTGGGACGAAACCACTACAGACTCCAAGACCAAAAGCCCCAAAAGACAAATCAGTAGTCCGCAACCACCTCAAGAACAACAATCTCCCGAACCCGAACCACGCTGCTCGTCTCCCATTGAAAAATCTCACCTTGCGGCCAACGACAACAAAAAGAACCAACCAGACTCGGGTCCGTCAAAAGAACCCAAAAAGATCTTGAAAGACTCAAGCAGGGAAGACCGAGCGGCAAGACCAGCACTAACTCCAACGAAGCGGGTTCGTTCACccatgagaaaaaaagacagcTTCAGCCATTCCAGCAGTGGCGGTAGATCTTTGCGTCGAGCCACCAGCATGTTCGCCCTCGTTGATCCAGAAGGACCGAGTCTTGAAATCCACGTCAGCCCCGTCCACTCCCAGAGCAGGAAGCAGAGCATCAACCGAGCCTGGGACGGGCCCGAGAGCCCCCTCGCCCGGGCCTTCGTGCCGCGAGATTACAGCCACTACTTGGGGATGGCCAACGAACCGGGTACGCCGGACGCCGAGGGGGACGCTTCCGAGGATTTCGCGAGGACCAGCACCCCCGCAGGTTCGGAGGAACGAGacttcaaaaagaagaagagtccGCGCCATGCGTGGAGGAATTCCCGAAGCCTAGATGCCGATCCCGAGTCACCT GCCAGTCGAGGGGAGgcggagcctatcccatctgacTTGGGACACCCTGGACCAGTCGCACAAGACACATATAGAGACCGACTCACATTTACGCCGTCATTTAGTGGCAACAGAACCCACGGCGCCTTCATGAAAG GCAAAAATCGCGATGATGAGGACAATCCGGTGAGGAAAGCACTGCGGCGAGCAGAAGCCCGTCCTAAAGGGCTTGCGAAAAGTATGGAGGACCTGGCGGGGTCTTTATCACCAA AACAAGAGCCAAAGACTGACACGAGGCGAACCAGCCACG GTCCCATGACGCCCCCTTCTTCACGCCTGCTGTCGGACCAGGACCACCTGAAGAAGATGAGCAAATCTGTGCCCTCGTTTTCGCAGAGGGAG GATGACAGCTCCGTTTACGAGGACATTTTCCACCCAGGGATGCACGCAATGGACTCTTCCTACGACTTGGCCTCTGTGTCGTCT TTTAGCGGGAGCGTGATGACCATGGACAGCGGTGACTTCGGGAGCGTGGACGTGCAAGGGAGCATCCGGTTCTCCATCAATTACGTGCAAAAGCTCGGGGAGTTCCACATCTTTGTGGCTGAGTGCGGAGACTTGGCGGCCGCCGACCCCAAGAGGGGGCGCTCAGACCC ctacGTCAAAAGTTACCTTGTCCCTGACAAAATTCacctgggaaagaaaaaaacgtctGTAAAGAAAAAGACACTTAACCCAACTTTCAATGAGATCCTCAGG TATCGCATTAGTATCGAGTATCTCAGGACACAGACGCTGGTTCTCTCTGTGTGGCATCACGACACGTTTGGCAGGAACACTTTCTTGGGCGAGGTGGAAGTGGAACTCTCCAAGTGGAACTTTGACCACACCCACATGAACGACTTACCCCTGAAAGCCAGG ACAAAAGCAACTCTGGCGCCTTCAAGTGGGCGAGGCGAGATGAGACTGGCTGTACGTTTTCTGCCTAAGGTCATCTATAGTAGAG CTAAGGAAGTTCCCACCACAGGAGAGATTCACATTTGGGTGAAAGAATGCAAGAGCCTGCCTTTAAACAGAGCCACCATCGACCCTTACGTCAAATG CTTCGTGCTGCCCGACACGAGCCGCAAGAGTCGTCAGAAGACGCGCGTGCTGAGGAGGACGGCGGATCCCGTGTTCAACCACACCATGGTGTACGACGGCATCAGAGAGGTGGACCTCGCCGAGGCCTGCGTGGAGCTCACCGTCTGGGACCGCGACAAGCTGGCCAGCAGCCTGCTGGGCGGACTCAGGCTCGGACCCGGCACGG GAAGGAGTTACGGATCGGTGGTGGACTGGATGGACTCCACGCCTGACGAGGTGGCGCTGTGGGAGCGTATGTTGGCGTCGCCCAACGAATGGGCGGAGGGCGTGCTGCCCCTGCGCATCATGAGCTCCGCCAAAACCGCCTTCAAATAA
- the sytl2b gene encoding uncharacterized protein sytl2b isoform X2, which yields MIDLSFLTEEERGVIMTVLRRDAQLKQAEEQRIRKLETIPSQGSSSDSNLKYLTGQWFYEAKSRRHMDKIHGSEIILASMKQRRASEGSYRPERPRAHNTSSSEVVAPQKAARCVGMIREFNNAKKEDLTSAVHSPRMTRHNPFNKASFIVAEPAGELSATEPSSPLKYRQPGGSSQTSGTSVTSEGSSAGFRPIPKKRTFVSKRTPSQSDSSGAAPDPQGISSGAAPSPRRSLHQGSSGSSTRSKGEAAASAHSSAPTEMLQVLSQSSLAGDRKPSLVTADRGDVLLDRDTAHVMEDNSTLEENLNIGRIPDNDPVIGGSVMSSVKEPEWQRAADPPISYDINFIESSDQKTQKRSQPKRSLNLVTQASSPTANDEDSISKVLDWFNRSTDSSERLNGKNGPKISRNPDRHRETVVLGSEKILKKDVASQEESVAVTTGQSEATPMKDVKNADKERNISEIKSHSNKHPRTVTSVKPGDKAETREKNEKETSIHSGVFYDKVTYVANVVNGSQHMGLKHDQNLDSFDLTALPQVANRKESDVELLFVEQLAPKSPPPSPPKSKELSLVQPDDLHQPGGRQSPESEKIHVSPDLETSGNSGEDRPPSPKRKAIEGPQRQKRPRQESAAEKIKQLKSFWEQEASKPSFNGGKPKGMRGAKMNKRFTKSEFDLRAVGNQSGSDGEDSNTNYLTGLPLNPRIDKMAPTLGGSRAQFSSLLEFWDETTTDSKTKSPKRQISSPQPPQEQQSPEPEPRCSSPIEKSHLAANDNKKNQPDSGPSKEPKKILKDSSREDRAARPALTPTKRVRSPMRKKDSFSHSSSGGRSLRRATSMFALVDPEGPSLEIHVSPVHSQSRKQSINRAWDGPESPLARAFVPRDYSHYLGMANEPGTPDAEGDASEDFARTSTPAGSEERDFKKKKSPRHAWRNSRSLDADPESPASRGEAEPIPSDLGHPGPVAQDTYRDRLTFTPSFSGNRTHGAFMKGKNRDDEDNPVRKALRRAEARPKGLAKSMEDLAGSLSPKQEPKTDTRRTSHGPMTPPSSRLLSDQDHLKKMSKSVPSFSQREFSGSVMTMDSGDFGSVDVQGSIRFSINYVQKLGEFHIFVAECGDLAAADPKRGRSDPYVKSYLVPDKIHLGKKKTSVKKKTLNPTFNEILRYRISIEYLRTQTLVLSVWHHDTFGRNTFLGEVEVELSKWNFDHTHMNDLPLKARTKATLAPSSGRGEMRLAVRFLPKVIYSRAKEVPTTGEIHIWVKECKSLPLNRATIDPYVKCFVLPDTSRKSRQKTRVLRRTADPVFNHTMVYDGIREVDLAEACVELTVWDRDKLASSLLGGLRLGPGTGRSYGSVVDWMDSTPDEVALWERMLASPNEWAEGVLPLRIMSSAKTAFK from the exons ATGATCGACCTGAGCTTCCTGACGGAGGAGGAGCGCGGCGTCATCATGACCGTGCTGAGGAGGGACGCCCAACTCAAGCAGGCCGAGGAGCAGAGAATCAG GAAGCTGGAGACCATCCCGAGCCAGGGCTCATCATCAGACTCCAATTTGAAGTATCTGACTGGCCAGTGGTTCTACGAAGCCAAATCTCGCAGACATATGGACAAGATCCATGGGTCCGAGATCATCCTGGCCTCCATGAAGCAGAGGAGAGCTTCAG AAGGATCTTATAGACCGGAAAGACCAAGAGCACACAACACTTCAAGTTCTGAAGTGGTGGCGCCGCAGAAAGCTGCCAGATGTGTGGGCATGATACGGGAATTCAA TAATGCAAAGAAAGAAGATCTGACGTCAGCAGTCCATTCTCCAAGAATG ACAAGACATAACCCTTTTAATAAAGCTTCCTTCATTGTTGCGGAGCCAGCTGGAGAGCTCTCTGCGACGG aACCCTCCTCCCCCCTGAAGTATCGTCAACCAGGCGGGAGCAGTCAGACGTCGGGGACCTCCGTGACATCCGAGGGCTCCTCCGCAGGCTTCAGGCCCATCCCCAAAAAGAGGACATTCGTCTCAAAGCGGACCCCCAGCCAGTCGGATAGCAGCGGCGCAGCCCCGGACCCGCAGGGGATCTCGTCCGGGGCCGCGCCTTCCCCGAGACGAAGCCTCCATCAGGGCTCGAGTGGAAGCTCCACCCGATCCAAGGGTGAAGCCGCGGCGTCGGCCCACTCGTCTGCTCCTACAGAGATGCTGCAGGTTTTATCTCAATCGAGTCTGGCGGGAGACCGAAAGCCGTCTTTGGTTACAGCTGACAG AGGTGACGTATTACTTGACAGAGACACAGCACATGTGATGGAAGACAATTCCACCCTAGAAGAGAATTTGAACATAGGAAGAATTCCGGATAATGATCCAGTGATTGGCGGcagtgtgatgtcatcagtaaAGGAGCCGGAATGGCAAAGAGCGGCAG ACCCTCCAATATCCTACGACATCAACTTTATCGAGTCCTCCGATCAAAAGACGCAGAAGAGATCCCAGCCGAAACGTTCGTTAAATTTGGTCACCCAAGCCTCCAGTCCCACCGCCAATGACGAGGATTCCATCTCAAAAGTTCTCGACTGGTTCAACCGCAGCACCGACAGCAGCGAACGGCTCAACggcaaaaatgggccaaaaatTTCACGGAACCCGGACAGACACCGTGAGACGGTTGTGCTGGGAAGTGAGAAGATCTTAAAGAAAGATGTTGCCAGTCAGGAAGAATCAGTTGCGGTGACGACGGGTCAGTCAGAAGCGACGCCAATGAAGGATGTGAAAAATGCTGACAAGGAAAGAAACATCTCAGAAATTAAATCACACAGCAACAAACACCCCCGAACCGTGACATCCGTAAAACCTGGAGACAAAGCCGAGACCAGAGAAAAAAACGAGAAGGAGACAAGCATTCATTCGGGCGTATTCTATGACAAGGTGACCTACGTTGCAAACGTAGTGAATGGAAGTCAGCATATGGGATTGAAACATGACCAAAATTTAGACAGTTTTGATTTGACAGCTCTTCCCCAAGTAGCCAACCGAAAAGAATCAGACGTCGAGCTTTTATTTGTTGAGCAACTAGCGCCAAAATCACCTCCGCCGTCCCCTCCGAAGTCTAAAGAGCTCTCTTTAGTTCAACCAGACGACCTTCACCAGCCCGGAGGTCGCCAGAGTCCAGAATCAGAGAAGATCCATGTGTCTCCAGACCTCGAGACGTCTGGGAATTCCGGCGAGGACCGTCCGCCGTCACCCAAAAGAAAAGCCATCGAAGGTCCTCAAAGACAAAAGCGTCCTCGGCAAGAAAGCGCGGCAGAGAAGATCAAGCAGCTCAAATCTTTCTGGGAGCAGGAGGCGAGCAAGCCCTCGTTTAATGGCGGGAAACCCAAAGGGATGCGCGGCGCCAAGATGAACAAGAGGTTCACTAAGTCAGAATTCGACTTGCGGGCTGTTGGCAACCAATCAGGCAGCGATGGAGAAGACTCCAATACAAACTATTTGACTGGTCTGCCTCTAAATCCGAGAATAGACAAAATGGCGCCCACGCTTGGCGGGAGCCGAGCGCAGTTTAGCAGTCTGCTGGAGTTCTGGGACGAAACCACTACAGACTCCAAGACCAAAAGCCCCAAAAGACAAATCAGTAGTCCGCAACCACCTCAAGAACAACAATCTCCCGAACCCGAACCACGCTGCTCGTCTCCCATTGAAAAATCTCACCTTGCGGCCAACGACAACAAAAAGAACCAACCAGACTCGGGTCCGTCAAAAGAACCCAAAAAGATCTTGAAAGACTCAAGCAGGGAAGACCGAGCGGCAAGACCAGCACTAACTCCAACGAAGCGGGTTCGTTCACccatgagaaaaaaagacagcTTCAGCCATTCCAGCAGTGGCGGTAGATCTTTGCGTCGAGCCACCAGCATGTTCGCCCTCGTTGATCCAGAAGGACCGAGTCTTGAAATCCACGTCAGCCCCGTCCACTCCCAGAGCAGGAAGCAGAGCATCAACCGAGCCTGGGACGGGCCCGAGAGCCCCCTCGCCCGGGCCTTCGTGCCGCGAGATTACAGCCACTACTTGGGGATGGCCAACGAACCGGGTACGCCGGACGCCGAGGGGGACGCTTCCGAGGATTTCGCGAGGACCAGCACCCCCGCAGGTTCGGAGGAACGAGacttcaaaaagaagaagagtccGCGCCATGCGTGGAGGAATTCCCGAAGCCTAGATGCCGATCCCGAGTCACCT GCCAGTCGAGGGGAGgcggagcctatcccatctgacTTGGGACACCCTGGACCAGTCGCACAAGACACATATAGAGACCGACTCACATTTACGCCGTCATTTAGTGGCAACAGAACCCACGGCGCCTTCATGAAAG GCAAAAATCGCGATGATGAGGACAATCCGGTGAGGAAAGCACTGCGGCGAGCAGAAGCCCGTCCTAAAGGGCTTGCGAAAAGTATGGAGGACCTGGCGGGGTCTTTATCACCAA AACAAGAGCCAAAGACTGACACGAGGCGAACCAGCCACG GTCCCATGACGCCCCCTTCTTCACGCCTGCTGTCGGACCAGGACCACCTGAAGAAGATGAGCAAATCTGTGCCCTCGTTTTCGCAGAGGGAG TTTAGCGGGAGCGTGATGACCATGGACAGCGGTGACTTCGGGAGCGTGGACGTGCAAGGGAGCATCCGGTTCTCCATCAATTACGTGCAAAAGCTCGGGGAGTTCCACATCTTTGTGGCTGAGTGCGGAGACTTGGCGGCCGCCGACCCCAAGAGGGGGCGCTCAGACCC ctacGTCAAAAGTTACCTTGTCCCTGACAAAATTCacctgggaaagaaaaaaacgtctGTAAAGAAAAAGACACTTAACCCAACTTTCAATGAGATCCTCAGG TATCGCATTAGTATCGAGTATCTCAGGACACAGACGCTGGTTCTCTCTGTGTGGCATCACGACACGTTTGGCAGGAACACTTTCTTGGGCGAGGTGGAAGTGGAACTCTCCAAGTGGAACTTTGACCACACCCACATGAACGACTTACCCCTGAAAGCCAGG ACAAAAGCAACTCTGGCGCCTTCAAGTGGGCGAGGCGAGATGAGACTGGCTGTACGTTTTCTGCCTAAGGTCATCTATAGTAGAG CTAAGGAAGTTCCCACCACAGGAGAGATTCACATTTGGGTGAAAGAATGCAAGAGCCTGCCTTTAAACAGAGCCACCATCGACCCTTACGTCAAATG CTTCGTGCTGCCCGACACGAGCCGCAAGAGTCGTCAGAAGACGCGCGTGCTGAGGAGGACGGCGGATCCCGTGTTCAACCACACCATGGTGTACGACGGCATCAGAGAGGTGGACCTCGCCGAGGCCTGCGTGGAGCTCACCGTCTGGGACCGCGACAAGCTGGCCAGCAGCCTGCTGGGCGGACTCAGGCTCGGACCCGGCACGG GAAGGAGTTACGGATCGGTGGTGGACTGGATGGACTCCACGCCTGACGAGGTGGCGCTGTGGGAGCGTATGTTGGCGTCGCCCAACGAATGGGCGGAGGGCGTGCTGCCCCTGCGCATCATGAGCTCCGCCAAAACCGCCTTCAAATAA